One Nerophis ophidion isolate RoL-2023_Sa linkage group LG06, RoL_Noph_v1.0, whole genome shotgun sequence genomic region harbors:
- the LOC133553963 gene encoding amphoterin-induced protein 3-like, producing MICMANPIPILVLLCLIHSTEETCPSMCLCTSDTVSCSSSGLTKLPKLLPTFSITLDLNHNHFSWLRAGSFSRMSRLETLRMAHNQLTGLMYGVFENASSIRYLDLSSNKLRVVEQHYFHGLWRLEELILFNNKITQVEPGTLSSLSSLKKVYFSLNQLTNFPFFSIQDHSQPFLTMLDLSSNHITRLPWEDVKALPSLVQRGLFLHNNSFICDCSMYSVFWHWDLRGFDTLRDFMEEHTCSIYGDPRASIQFLRQSRFFNNCSVEKAVSQPMTVLLSKVFVSEGQRVKLDCQTFLTSTNISFTWLSPKQGLITQYNINDAAMRMFANGTLEIQAAKVNDSGLYLCTAMDIIHELNATREINVTVLFPAAEPFNTGYTTLLGCVVTVVLILIYLYSTPCRCSCCKQPKPPVISAAAYDPGNLTSVFSTCTGDQQKIHKNKHVAFLQPMLSEQGFD from the coding sequence ATGATCTGCATGGCAAATCCCATTCCTATCCTGGTGCTTCTCTGTCTCATTCACTCTACAGAGGAGACGTGCCCGTCCATGTGTCTCTGCACATCTGACACAGTGAGCTGCAGCTCCAGTGGTCTCACTAAGCTCCCCAAGTTGCTGCCCACGTTCTCCATCACCCTCGACCTCAACCACAATCATTTCTCCTGGCTGCGTGCTGGCAGCTTCAGCAGAATGTCCAGGCTGGAAACACTCCGGATGGCCCACAACCAGCTGACTGGCTTAATGTATGGGGTATTTGAAAATGCCTCAAGCATAAGATATCTTGATTTGTCTTCCAACAAGCTCAGAGTGGTGGAGCAGCACTACTTCCATGGACTGTGGAGGCTGGAGGagcttattctttttaacaataaAATCACACAGGTGGAACCTGGCACATTAAGCAGTTTGAGCAGTTTGAAAAAAGTTTACTTCAGCCTCAACCAGCTCACAAACTTCCCATTTTTTTCCATCCAAGACCACAGCCAACCTTTTCTGACCATGCTGGACCTCTCATCCAACCATATAACACGTCTGCCATGGGAGGATGTAAAAGCATTGCCGAGTTTAGTGCAGCGGGGGCTCTTTCTCCATAACAACTCTTTTATTTGTGACTGCTCCATGTACAGTGTGTTCTGGCACTGGGATCTTAGAGGGTTTGACACGCTCAGGGATTTCATGGAAGAGCACACTTGCAGCATCTATGGAGACCCCCGAGCCTCTATCCAGTTTCTGCGACAATCTCGCTTTTTCAACAACTGCAGCGTGGAAAAAGCTGTCTCGCAACCCATGACTGTGCTCCTCTCCAAGGTGTTTGTTTCAGAGGGACAGAGGGTGAAACTGGATTGCCAAACATTCCTGACCAGCACCAATATCTCATTTACTTGGCTCTCTCCCAAACAGGGCCTCATCACCCAGTACAACATCAATGATGCTGCAATGAGAATGTTTGCTAATGGTACCTTGGAGATTCAAGCAGCCAAGGTCAATGACTCAGGCCTGTATCTGTGTACAGCAATGGATATTATACATGAACTGAATGCAACGAGAGAAATAAATGTGACAGTGCTCTTCCCTGCAGCAGAGCCATTCAACACAGGTTACACAACACTGCTTGGCTGTGTGGTGACCGTGGTCCTCATCCTTATATACCTCTACTCAACACCATGTCGATGCAGCTGCTGTAAACAGCCCAAACCCCCAGTCATTTCTGCCGCAGCATATGATCCTGGAAACTTAACTTCAGTTTTTTCTACCTGTACAGGAGACCAGCAGAAAATCCACAAAAATAAGCATGTGGCATTTTTGCAGCCAATGTTGAGTGAGCAGGGATTCGATTAG